The nucleotide window ACTGCTCAGTTTGAGCATGTAAGTTAATCATTGATGTGCAGCTGGTGATAGTGACTAACAGATCCTAGACCATTCTGATTCGACCCACCGTGAAGGAGGTCATCAGCCGTGGAGATGACTACTAGACGGATCTACTACTATGTCATGGAGCGGATTGTGAGATGGACTCTGAAATATGACTCTCCTCTTTCGACACGAACAAGTTTGACTATGTAAATAAACACAAAATATGATTTACGTTAGGAATATATGGCATTATGGCATAGCCAACTACGTATGAAGACTTGTAGATTGGTTTATGGCATAAATGATGCAGCATTGCAGCGGCCAATAGCCTGAATACCGACAACATCATTATGCAAGAACCTGGCAGGTTATGCATTGCTACGTTGATAAATTGCGTAGTTATGACCCCCAATGCAATCAACTGCCCATTTTGACGGCTGCAAGATGATCGATCGATCTATCTAATCTTGGAATACCACAGAAAATGACTGATGCTATCTTGAGTTTCTGTATCGATTCTTGTACATTCCACAGACCAAGACCCTTGAAATTTGATCTTCTCACCCGCGTTAATCCCTTCCCCATATCGAGCCTCACAGTGACAAGTTGACCAATGCTTGACGTTTGATCACCAACGCTTAGCTTCATCGTTCTCCGGTTTTTCCCCATCATTGACGCACTCGCCACTCTGTGGCACAGTCGCTCTTCCAGCAATGCACGAGACCAGAAATCGAGCTCCGACCTCCTCCTGCAGACCGAGCCAATCACCGCATCTCAATATCCCGAGGCTTTATCGCGATCGAGAGGCTTTGCCGTGTAGGGTTAGCTCTGCGTCGTATCGGGTTTAGTGGCTGAACGCGGATGTGCTCGGGCCCAGAGCCGATGGCCGGCGATAGCGAGTACCCTCCTTCACATGGaatattttttttcttaGAGGCCCGTAGAAGGAGGAGTCAGGGCGGTGTCCCCAATTAAAAAGGCCGCATCGccatccatctccatccaGCGCTCATCTTTACCCTCACTTCCGTCACTCTCCATCGCCACTGGAGCATCTTGTATATCTTCGTTTTCTGCGACTGATATAATAAGGAAGGCGTCTACTTTCTTTTACATCTTTGATTTTTTGACTCTTCACAAGAAcgagtttcttctttctttgaAAAGCTTTTAGCTTCTACACTcgaaaaaaaaagtttcTGACTCCCACGCGAGCAACTTCTATCTTCCACAACCACCTGCGACAAACCTCAACGAGCCTTCATCAATCAAAATGAAGGTCTTCAGCAACAAGGTCACATATAACTACTCCTGGGACGAGGTGTCCACAGCAAACTGGACAAAGTACGGCCCCTGGAACAACAAGTCTGAGCATGTCATTGCCGTCGACACCCTCTCCCGCGAAGTCGACCCCGCGACCGGTATCCTTCGCACCGAGCGTCTGATCACCTGCAAGCAAACCGTGCCCGATTggatcaagaccatcatcgGTGGTACTGGCGACGAGAGCTTCATGTATGAGGCTAGCTACGTCGaccccatcaacaagaccgtCACCATGGTTAGCCAGAACTTGACATGGAGCAACCTCGTCAACGTTCAGGAGGAGGTCGTATACAAGCCCCTCGGCGACCACCAAACACAGTTCATCCAGAACGCCAACATCACTGCTCTCTGCGGTGGCTGGCAGCGAATTAAGAACAGCATCGAGGACACCATGGTGTCTCGCTTCCGTGAGAACGCTGTCAAGGGCCGTGAGGGCTTCGAGCGCgttctgatgatgagccGCAAGGCTTTCGCCGAGGAGAAGGCGCGCCAGATTCTATGAGTTTACCATCACGTATGAATCACGCCTTATCTCCGACCCGCAATACCTTATCTCCAAGGGTTGCACACGACACCAATCTCCACTACTCACCGCTACACTATTTAACGACGACACGGCATAAAAGACGGGCGCGCGATATTAAAAAAGAGGAGTAGATGACACTTGCAGCATTTTATTGGCGTTTAGAAGGTTGTTCAAAAGTTATACACAAAAAGAGGATTTTGCTCATTTCGGCATGATACATCTCATTACATCAATGCCTTGCGTTTTGGAGTTGTTCGGACTATACCCCCGGTCTATTAGACAGTCGAGAGCACATGGACCCCGAGGAATTGCCTCGGGTTCATCGCCTAGAACGGGCTTCTTGATAGAGTCACTGATTAGAATACTTAATCATGAAACCTATTACTATAAACTGCTATTCCACCCACAGTGATGATTTTACAATACTATTTCTTAACCTTGGTACTAACATAGCCGCTTCGGCTGAAGCGATCTCACACACCATATGCACTCACCCACACTTGATCGCTTCTCAACGGCCTTTGCCCGGCATTCGCTATTTCTAGTGCCGAATGGCTCACACCTTTATCTCTCCGTTCCCATCCGGCCGAGCATCGGTGGTTCGTGACCCTTCTTTCCCCGCAGCGGCCGGTTTGAGGGGGTGGGTAACTAGGGAAGTTTAAAGATGGGATTGCCGGAAGCCAATGTTTTGTTCTATGATTAGATTGGGCTTGGATGAAATTCTATAACTTTTTTGAATTGGGTGTGGCTTGCAGAACAAAGACGGAATTCGGTGTTGGCCCGAGTATAGTAAGTAACTTATGAGAAGTTCCTGAGCGTCATGAAGTTCAGTCCATACAAATTCTGAGGCTTGGGGCTTAATAGAGGTGAATGAGATATCACGATGTTCATGCTCAATGATCACTAAATTGCCTAATTCTCGGTTCTCAAGTCGCTGTCATGATATCAGAGGCGTTAAAGAATTGCGcctgatgaggatgattAACTTTACATAGCCAGCCCTCATGGGGAAGCAAAACTTCTGACCAAGTCAAAGAACCGCACCATGCTAAGAGAAAACTACTTTTGATGACACAATACTATTTGTTGGTCCTGGCACGTAGGCCGAAGTTGTTCAATTTCGCAATATACTATGAAACCCATGAGAGTTCGCTAGCCAGTGTTGCCATCTAGATGATATAGCAACTGAATGCAATTTGCACTGGTCTGCCCCAATCCCAGACCTATACTCTGTTCTTTGCCATCTGCTCTCAAATCCCTGTGAGAAGTATTTTGTTGAACTTCCATATTGATCCCCTTTCAAGAAATGGATCACTCTTTGGTGATGTGTAATACAAATGAgacaacaagatcaagaaccctTAGAAGAGTGAGTTTCCCTAGTTGTCGTAGTGATCAAACATAGGAAGATCAGAATCATCAGACTCCTCAgactcatcatcactgtcaTATTCGCTCTCACCATCGCTCCCCATCCCGACCTGTCCTCCACGAGTATCTCCTAGAATCGCCTCAAGCTGCTGCCGCAGTTCCGCATTCTGCTTGCGGATCTCGTTCCTACGGCGCCGGAGCATATCCTCACAGTACACAGACAGAATATTGTCTGAAGATCCAGGCTGTCGAGATTCCCAGTTGGCAGCAGCCCGGGCTGCAATGTGCAGCAGTTGACGGGCCTGATGGTGGTGAATCTCTTCTGTATCCCCTTTATGAAGTTCATACTCCTTGTCATCCGATATTCTATCAAGAGTCTCGTGGAAAGTTTCGACAGTCTCGACGCAGAGCTCTAGGGCAGACTCCTTTGTCACGCCAAGGGACGTAGAGATAGAGAATTTGGGCTTAGAGTTCCCAGCCACTTCCTGCCACACAGCGGACAGAACCTCACGTTCTTTGGCGGCGCGCTCGACTCGGTCGCGGTGATCTTGAGTAAGAACATTGGTGATGTAGGCGCCGTTCATGAACTGGTTGTGGTTCGCAATCTTGAAGTCCTCGGCATACTAAGCGGCGAGAGCATTGTTGAGCTGGTTGCGAAGAAGACGGACATGCATACGGTACAGAACAGTGTCGCAGAGAGTACCAGACCAAGTACCCTGAGCGAAGACAAGAGGAATGTCGCCAGGAATCTCAGGGCGAGAGTTGTAGACAAGGCTGAGGTCCCACATACGACGGATGACGCGGAGAGAAGTCTCGCCATacttgatgacgatggtcTTGGAGAGACCATACATCTCATTGCTGTCTTGCTTCTGATACTGCGCGATCTCCTCGCAGAGTGGACCGATGACGTCCTTGAGGGATCGGTTGTCGAGTTCTTTAGCGTAGCGGAGCTGGTTATAGAGGTGAGTGTTTCGGATGATGGCGTGAGGGACGGTTAGAGCGAATGGGCCTGGTGATGGCTCGGACCTGCGCGAGTAGGCCTCGACGTTGAGGCCCTCGGACCAGGGGACGGTGACGAGCTTGGAGGGGAGCTCTGGGGGAGACATGATTGATGGTCGATGATGTCGTGATTCTGAGTGATTGTTAGAGAACGAAGGGATCTGGCTGAGATATGTGTCTGGATCGAATTGATGATGGGAGGTGGAGGGAGAGTCGCGTAAATTTATGTGCGAGAGGATAAGAAAACGGGGCAGAAGAGTGAAGACCAAGCACTGCAGACGGACAATAGAGGCATTGCCACGTTCAAACAGTATCGTCGTGGTTACGGCATATGGTTCTCTATTGTTGATTGTAGGTCAGATGACGTTTGATCAGAGCGAAAGCGGAGCGTAGAAACAATAGGAGATGAAACATATCGGCAATAAAGGAATACGCATAAAAGGGTATCATTGACATTTATCTAAATAACTAACTTAATCCTCCTTCAAATATCACCCCGTCTGTCTGTATGCTCAGGGTTCTCCAGGCAGTCTTTTGGGAGCCTAGCTTTAGCCATCAAGGTCAACAGAATGGCGATAGGTTCCTTTGTTCCAATAATCGCTGAACCTCAGGAAAGAACCCTGCCTGGTGCATCATCCGCGTCGTCCTGAGTGCCGTAGAGTCGTAGGTATGTGCTGTGGATGATGATCTCGCTTTGTGATATGACCCATTCCGCCATGTCCTAATTTGTACCAAACTCGTCGCCTCCTAACGTATAACGCATATGTTCCTCTCTGCTGATTTCACACCGACCCGTGGCCGGTCGCGACACTCTCATGACGCTGGAGGATGGGGATTATTTCCCACCGTCTTGTACATATCCCTCagctcaaactcatcataacCTCCCTCGGGAATCTCCCCAATAACCTTAGCCGGCTGTCCCCCAACGATAGAAAAGCTCGGAATGACCATGCTCGGCGGCACAACCGTCCCATCCAACACCTTGACGTAGTCCTTTAAAATAGCAAACTCTCCGATCGTACACCCCTTTCCGATCTGCACATGGTTTCCCACAGCTGCAGCTTGCACTACTGTCCCTTGGCCAACAAAGACGTGGTCTCCTATGCGCAGTGGCATGTATGTAAAAGCGCCCTTGTATATGCGGCCTGGTGGACGCAGCAGGACACCTCGAGCTAAGAAGCAGTATCGGCCTATGGCGACGGCTGTGTTGTTCGCTGGCGAGCTACcagaggatgacgatgtGGCTGTCCGAGCGAGATCACCGCGGATCATGACTTCAGGTTGGATGACGGTTTTGCCGCCGAGCATGATGTTCTGAGTACCGACAAGGACAGCTTTGCGTGCGACCTTGTTACCTGTGTCCTATAACAGCGTTAGCATCGAGTGATTCGGAGGTCGCAGAGTAGCTTACAGTCTCGATGTACTCGCCTTTGGGAGGTCGGCGAGACATGTTGGGCGGTTCTTGAAGCCGGTGGAGGGCCGGAGCGGAGGCGGAGacggagatggaggagagatCGGGTGGTGTTGGAGTTGTTTTGGCGGTCGCTAGGCCGATGCCATGGACAAGTGGGGCCGCATTTACGCAGGCGACGGGGGCCTCAATTAGATGCAGTAAAGCCAAGGCACGGCAACGCAAGGCAACGCGTACCAAGTAAATAGATGCTGTAATTATCGAATCATATGATATGCTGTGTAACAGAATCTAATTTGCTGTCGAATGAGAAAACTACTAACGAGGTACTGTTGGTAATGAGCTGGCAACAATCTTACCAACATGATGCTATTTCAGAACAAAGAAAGCCTTGCTGAGCCTTGAAAGACGTTAGAGCCAACATTgaatacctacctaccttgGCCTTCCAAGCGCCGTCATGACCAACAACTGATAAACCCAACAAGCGATACAGTTGCCAACCGCAATCAGTAGATTACCAACCAACACCTCATCAAGCATCTCCATATTTTACTACCTGCATATAACAAACATCCAGAGTGTGTCACAAGATTGCTGTAATTCCCACACTTGATCCGATTGAGTCTTGTCCTACACCAACctctcaactcaactccTCGAATTGGATAGCCAATGATACTCTGACCATAAGCTAACCGTAAGCTAAGGAATTGAGAATCCTTTGAACTAAACGCAAACAGTTTAGTTTGTATACGATAAAAGGAAACGGACTCCAACCTCCCGCTAAAAAAGTGCAGTTCTTCCCGTGCCGCAAGCCAAGAGAAGGGTGCGCCGAATGAACCACTTATAGCTCTCGGAGCGGTTGTGAGCGGTTAATTTCCCCAGTTCTTCTCTATTCTCGTCTCTCCTTCTGTATTCTCAACTATCTATCTCCATGTTGCATTTTCGAAATATTGgattttaattttaattttttaataCGAATTCATGTGAGAGAGATGCAGTGGAAATGAGTTATAAAGTGACTCGGTCGTTTCGTGCAGTAGCGTACACTAGAACATAGCTGAAACTGCCAGGGCCTGATGTTTGAGATAAATTAGATGGCTTCTCAGATTTCTcatatttttttaattattttttactttttgTCCAAGTTTCTCATCTTCAGGTGAGACTTGTAGAAACTATTAGATTCCTCCCTAGATCCTACTCCGTATCTCCTACATTACTCGTTGTCCGTACATGCTCGAATACCACATTCTAGATGCAGGTGGTTGACCCCGGACCTGAACCCGGACCTTGCTTATAATATTGGATAGCTATGTTTGTTCTCTTACGATTCTTGCATCCTTGCCCTTCCCGCTTATAACATCGTGTCCTTGTCTTAGTAGTATACACATACTACGTAGACGATAACTTACCGTCTTGGCCCGCGGGGCGCAGGGCGGAAGATGCTCTGTCCGATCTGAGCCAAGGATTACAAGAGTTGATACCTGAGAGGTTACAAGTTCAGACGACGGTGGGCGAATCTGCGTTTCATCGACAGCGACTGATCCTCTTGTCGTTATGGTGGTAATAGAGGATGAAGACaaaaccaaaccaaaccgTAAACATCAAACACTCTCTTAATTAACCATTTTAGCCATTTCCTATTCATTCCTCTTCTGACATCTCAGACTCTCAACTGAGACTCTTGCTGACGGCAACACCAAGCCGAATACAACTATGATCCCTGCAGCTACACCTCCAGAAAACGACGCTTCCGCCCGCGCTAGGGTCGCCTCTCAACGCGGCCGCCCTTCCATTAGATTAtttccctcctcctcctccatccCCCAAGCGAAAAGCGTTGCATTACGCTGGGATTTTTTGATCCCTACACTCTCCACTTACAAGGATTGGAAGGGTCTCGCTCTCTCTCGCCTCCGCCCGCGTTTCGAGGCCTAGCCcatgcttgcttgcttgcatCGCTTTCGTCTGAGTTTTTGGCGAGGcaagaaacagaaacaaagGAGAAACTATGTTGTTCTGTTCTGTTTGTTGGGTTTCGTGTCCATCTCAAAATCTGCCTAGATAGGGCGCAGTAGAGTTTGACTTATTTTGTATATAAAGTCTATCACGACCTCGTCTCCTCAACCACAATCAACGCCATCAATTCCAAGTCCAATTCCACTCTTCCCTAGTCCTCTTCTATTCTTGTTCTCTAATAAGTCTTGTCTGGTTCTGGTAACCACTGCATTTCTTATCCCCGCTTCTTCCTTCTGCACTCACCACACCAACTCTCAATATAAGCGCCCAGGTGGAAACGCCCCATCCACTTAGACCCCTTGCTCGTTGcgtttattattagcattGCCGCCCTTGTACTCGTTGTTGCCGCCGATTGTATACAAGACCGAgctctgctcttcttctATCACCCTTTCTATTCTGCTATCACTGCTTCTTTAGTCGTTGTTGGTGCTTTAATTCCCATTACACACGATCGACACCATCTTTTACCTCCTTAAACGCATTGTCATAGTCCGGTGTCTCAGAAAGTTGCATTCGATCTCCTACATCATCATTAACCATGCTCGCCAACTCCCTTCTCGTCCTTGCCTCTGCCACTTTGGCTCTGGGTTCTCCTCTTGCTACCTTTGGACCTGGTTCTAGCTGCAAGCCTGGAAAGCCTGCTCCTGTCCTCCCAGTCAATGGTGGTCGTAAGTCTTAGCTCAACCGACTTATACATCCTCAGTTTCGCTAACATTACCTAAAGCTTCTGAACTCcctgctcctcctcaagGTGTAGCTCTCAAGCACATCGCTTTTGGCTTCGGCATTCAGAACTACACCTGTGCTGATGCCGCTGCTACTCCCGCTGCCGTTGGTGCTCTAGCTGTTCTCTACGACATCACCCATCTCTACCCGGGCCAAAGCCCTTCATCTCTAACTCCCGAGAAATGGGCCTCTTTCACTGGCGATGTTCTCAGCACCGGAAAGGTCCCTCTTAACCTCAACACAAACGGCATCGGAGCTTCCACCACCAACCCTTTCCCCAAAAAGGAAGATCTCAAGGTTCAAGGcctccagaagaagctccCCTACCTCGGACATCACTTCTTCAACGCTGCTGGAGTTCCTACCTTTGACCTCGACAAGGCCAACCAACTTCTCGTCtgcaagaagctcgacgGTATTAAGGCTCCTTCTACTGCCTCCGCTGGCCCTGATGGTACCGGCGCTGTCGACTGGCTCTACCTCGGTGACGCTGGTGGTAGCATTGGTGTCTCCTACGTCTACCGCGTCATGACTGCCGGTGGTGTTTCTCACGGctgcaaggccaagggcacCGACAGCACCTCTTACACCACTCTCTACTGGTTCTACGGTTAAAGCAAACCAGTCACGACTTTTCATGTTTCACTTCTTAATCACATATTTTCTTAGTCAGATAGAACGGCGGTTCATCGGAGTTTATAAAAGGTTACAATCGCTTTACATAGGATACTCATACGTTTCACGACGATCGTTTACTGGTACAAAATCTCGGGTTTTGGGAACAGATACCATGGTTTATTACGGGTGTGAATGCATCATTACCCCAGAGGACATTTAGGGAACAACATTTGGCGTTTTGCTTTTTGACACGAAGGGATTGGAGGGCGTAGTGGATAGTGAGATGGGGTGGAACGGAGATAGGTAGTTAGCCATTGTCAAATGGAAATACATTGGATCAAGTTCGTTAGGCAAATTTTGAGTTCTCACATGACCCTGAATGAAATGGCAAATCAATGTGAGCAACCAAGTTGCACAAACGTGCTTCAAGTATATCAACTAACTCCCATTGCAAAGAACGCTAGACaatccatcatcaagaatgcAAGATAATACAGAACACATCACTCAAGCATCCTCCTTTCCGACAACCTGCTTCTCATGTTCCAGGCTTTCTCTCTCGCAAGCAATGACCACATTGGTCATATACTTGTGACACTTGTAAGTCAAAGCCGTACACCAGATGATCATGGCGATGCTAACAGCAATCATTGCCCACATGCCTCGCTAATGAAATGTCAGTGCTCTGTCAAGGCTAGTTAACATTGAATGATAGAAACTTACAATGAACCACGGAGCCATTGAGGCACCATAGAAGACGATACTCCACCAAGCATTGATGGTATTGCTGCCCGTGTTCATGCCAGCCAACACGATACCACGGAACATGGCTGATTCGTGACGCATGACATCGTTGCACCAAGCGAAGAAGGTAGCCTGGCACGCGTAGACAGAACCGGCCCAGTAGTAAGCTGCGAAGACAACCGTGGTAGAATGTGGGTTCGTAGGGTCCTTGGAAGCAACCAAGACCATGATAGCTGTGGCGATTCCAGTGATGCCAATGAAGTACCCAACAAGATATCGCTTTCCAGACAGGAAGTCGGTCAATGTTGCCCAAAACAGCGTAGATATAATACCAACGGCTGGCACACCACTGGGATAGTTGTTCTTCTGGGCGACAGTGTATGTTTTGGTCGGGTGGTtttggaggaagagagcgAAGAGGGCGTTGGTGCTGAAAGACTCGGTCTCACCGGCGATGATCCAGAGAATAACGAATCCCCACCAGAGCCAAGATGTGAGAACCATCTTTCCATAGCCAAAGGTAAGCTTGGGTCGTTCTTCAGCGGGAGGAACACGCGATCTAGCTAGGGCTCGCTCCTCTTCGGAGAGGTAAAAGGCGGTGGTCGTATGCGGTGTATCGGGGAATAGAAAGAAGCCGTAGATAGCAACGGGGATGGTAATGAGGCCATCGATAATGAAAAGCCATCGCCAACCGGTCAATCCATTTCGACCATCCATACTTGAGTGAATACCCGTCTGGATGAATCCTCCAATCATAGTTCCCGCCAGGCCAGAAGCAGTAAAGATACCACTTCGCTTGCCCAGTTCTCTCTCTGTATACCAAGATCCGAGAATATAGTGTGTGCCGACAAAGGTTGACGCTTCGCAGATGCCCTGGAAGAAGCGAATTGCCATGATGGACTTGGGGCTCTGAACGGAAGCGGTGGCCATGGTGAGACCGCCCCAGAGAACCATCATGAGAGGGAACCAGATGCGAGGCTTGATGTATTGGAGGGAGAGGTTGGAGGGAACCTGGCCGATGACATAGCTGTGACTTGTCAGAATGTGTTTATGGCGAGAGGGAACATGAGATAGATGGGAACCTACCCAACTGTGAAGCAAGTAAAGATCTGGTTCAGCTGGTCGCCCTCGAACCCAAGGTCCTCCTTCATTCCAGACACGTAGGCATTGTTGATGTTATTTCGGTCAAGCTATACAGAGTCAGTCAGTTCAGTACATGAATCAAACAAGTATATTAGGGTATGACAACGTACGTAGTTGACAAAGTAACTCAAACAACAAAAGGTCAAGATGAAAAAGTCAATCTTTTGAACAAGACGTCTCTCTCCGGGCTTGTAGTCAACATGAAGATACTCCTTCAGTTTCGACGACATATTTGCGACTTGTAAGAAAGAGTCTGAAGTGGCGAGTattttgatgatgatgatgatgaagagtgaCAACCAAGGGGTCGAGACCTGGTCTACTTATACATGCCGAGTGAAGCTGCAGACAAAGATAGTCATTGGCAGTATTAGTTTCAAAGACTCAATTATACCGACCTTGGCAACGCTCCTATTCCGCTGCAGTATCAGAGTCAAGTCGCGTGTTGAGCGAGCAAGTCAAACGATTTCGGCCAAGTCTAGTCTTAATCTACCGAAACGATAAGCAACCAAAAAATTGGGAATTTGCGGGGAAGCGATAGGCTAGAACGTGCAGGGCGCTGATCATCCCTGAAGATACGATTTCTCTCCGCAATTGATTGCTTGATTCGTTTCCTGTTTCGGAAACGTATCTATACGAACCCGGTAGATAAGTTCCTTGTTAGTGAGATAGGAGATGCCGGGGTAGTTTGGCGGATGTTACTGAGGTATCTATCTGGATGGAGACGGGGGTTGATATGTAAACAGCTGATATTAAAGATAGCTTAGTTTGGATAAATGACAAGAGTGAGCAGatacgaagaattggagaTATTTCTCTCTTCTTAGATAAACAAATAGTCAGTGTTATAGAGAGAAAGTCAGTCTATATAATTGGAGTTGGAGTAGTTCACCATGTTTACTGAGGTAGTTAGTTAGGCGAATCTTTAACCATCCGCCGGATATACTCACCCAAAAAGGTCAAAACATGTCAAAGATATAGCTATCAGCAGAGAATTCGGATCCCTGTTCTATTACCGAGTATCTGGAATTACCCCAGATATTCGTATCTCATTAGTGTCAACACCTCGTGATAAGCTGCATTTCCCCTCATACAACCACGCTTCACCCGTTGATACCTCTCCCCATCAGGAAGGGAACCAAAATCACTAGTGCAACCACAGTTAACTCCGGATCGGCAATAACCCAAATAGGAAAGATATCTATTACACTGCTACAACCCTCAACTGACGCCTTCGACTAAGATATCTCAGACTAGATTTAAGCTGCCTCTATTCTCTATCTTCCCTTGGCTAACCCAAGATACTGCACACCAATAGTCTCGCCCGTCATGACTCtcacaaccaccaccacacAAACAGCCACCCTTGATACCACTCCTGTCTGGAAGGATATCAGcgacaagaagatcaaggcccTGGACTCTTCCATCCCTAAACAATGGCGCATTCCTCAAGATATACTTCCCCCTGATGATCAGACTGATGTTACAACTTGGCCAGAGTCTTCAGGATGGTTTACAAAGGAAGAGCTCGCTATCACATCTTTGAATGCTGCTGAACTCCTTGAGAAACTTGCTTCAGGGGAGTACAAGTCTGAGGATGTCACCAAGGCATTCTGTAAACGAGCATCTGCCGCTCATCAGCTTGTAAGTCAGTCACACAACGAGAACTGCGTTGTACTAACACGATGTGTAGACAAACTGTCTTGCAGAGACTTGCTTTGAGCGCGCTCTCCAAACAGCCCGTCAACTAGACGAGCATCTCGCCAAAACTGGAACTCCCGTCGGTCCCCTCCACGGCCTTCCCATTTCTCTCAAAGACAACTTCAACCTTGAAGGTCTTGACTCAACTGTCGGGTTCACAGCTCATGTTGGAGACCCAGCCAAGTCTGACTCTGCACTTGCAACAGTTCTTCAAAATGCCGGTGCTGTCTTCTACGTCAAGACCAATGTACCTACGGCTATGATGATTGCAGAGTCCGTTAACAACACTTTTGGACGAACTGTG belongs to Fusarium oxysporum Fo47 chromosome V, complete sequence and includes:
- a CDS encoding uncharacterized protein (of unknown function-domain containing protein); its protein translation is MLANSLLVLASATLALGSPLATFGPGSSCKPGKPAPVLPVNGGPSELPAPPQGVALKHIAFGFGIQNYTCADAAATPAAVGALAVLYDITHLYPGQSPSSLTPEKWASFTGDVLSTGKVPLNLNTNGIGASTTNPFPKKEDLKVQGLQKKLPYLGHHFFNAAGVPTFDLDKANQLLVCKKLDGIKAPSTASAGPDGTGAVDWLYLGDAGGSIGVSYVYRVMTAGGVSHGCKAKGTDSTSYTTLYWFYG
- a CDS encoding major facilitator superfamily domain-containing protein, whose translation is MSSKLKEYLHVDYKPGERRLVQKIDFFILTFCCLSYFVNYLDRNNINNAYVSGMKEDLGFEGDQLNQIFTCFTVGYVIGQVPSNLSLQYIKPRIWFPLMMVLWGGLTMATASVQSPKSIMAIRFFQGICEASTFVGTHYILGSWYTERELGKRSGIFTASGLAGTMIGGFIQTGIHSSMDGRNGLTGWRWLFIIDGLITIPVAIYGFFLFPDTPHTTTAFYLSEEERALARSRVPPAEERPKLTFGYGKMVLTSWLWWGFVILWIIAGETESFSTNALFALFLQNHPTKTYTVAQKNNYPSGVPAVGIISTLFWATLTDFLSGKRYLVGYFIGITGIATAIMVLVASKDPTNPHSTTVVFAAYYWAGSVYACQATFFAWCNDVMRHESAMFRGIVLAGMNTGSNTINAWWSIVFYGASMAPWFIRGMWAMIAVSIAMIIWCTALTYKCHKYMTNVVIACERESLEHEKQVVGKEDA
- a CDS encoding PRELI-like family-domain-containing protein, with amino-acid sequence MKVFSNKVTYNYSWDEVSTANWTKYGPWNNKSEHVIAVDTLSREVDPATGILRTERLITCKQTVPDWIKTIIGGTGDESFMYEASYVDPINKTVTMVSQNLTWSNLVNVQEEVVYKPLGDHQTQFIQNANITALCGGWQRIKNSIEDTMVSRFRENAVKGREGFERVLMMSRKAFAEEKARQIL
- a CDS encoding trimeric LpxA-like protein, giving the protein MSRRPPKGEYIETDTGNKVARKAVLVGTQNIMLGGKTVIQPEVMIRGDLARTATSSSSGSSPANNTAVAIGRYCFLARGVLLRPPGRIYKGAFTYMPLRIGDHVFVGQGTVVQAAAVGNHVQIGKGCTIGEFAILKDYVKVLDGTVVPPSMVIPSFSIVGGQPAKVIGEIPEGGYDEFELRDMYKTVGNNPHPPAS